In one Mucilaginibacter ginsenosidivorax genomic region, the following are encoded:
- a CDS encoding ankyrin repeat domain-containing protein has translation MIQPYEMSLGLPMEVANKVISTTDKVWQILTASREGNLEAVKRLVDECPELIYAQYNYTPPIHFAAREGHTELVRYLLKQGAHDSNYKTYPFLERLELMADRGHDEIVDLLNDYATHPERQKYFGDNGKIFFNRTPLQLEFEKAVYDGDIEHTARILKDNPEFAPDETYFWGEGILTFAAKVNNRPMADVLLSYGAKVPDILKWTQKYYFERIDGATYMMENGMSPNTMSWHHVTILHDMAQKGDLAKAELLLKHGANINALDEEYQSTPLGMAARWGHFDMAGYLLKQGADPNKSGAPWSAPLAWAIRKGHSEIEGLLRQYGAIDI, from the coding sequence ATGATACAACCTTATGAAATGAGCCTTGGCCTGCCCATGGAAGTGGCCAATAAAGTGATATCTACAACCGATAAAGTGTGGCAAATTTTAACGGCCAGCCGTGAAGGTAACCTGGAAGCGGTAAAACGACTGGTGGATGAGTGCCCCGAATTGATATATGCGCAATATAATTACACCCCGCCCATACATTTTGCGGCACGCGAGGGGCATACCGAATTGGTGAGGTACCTGCTTAAGCAAGGTGCCCACGACAGCAATTATAAAACTTACCCTTTTTTGGAACGCCTTGAACTTATGGCCGACAGAGGGCATGATGAGATTGTAGATTTGCTAAACGACTATGCAACACATCCCGAACGCCAAAAATATTTTGGCGATAATGGTAAGATATTTTTTAACAGGACACCATTACAACTTGAGTTTGAAAAAGCAGTTTATGACGGGGATATTGAACACACCGCCCGTATATTGAAGGATAACCCCGAGTTTGCACCGGATGAAACTTATTTTTGGGGTGAAGGAATATTAACTTTTGCAGCCAAGGTAAACAACCGGCCCATGGCAGATGTGCTCCTGAGCTATGGAGCGAAAGTTCCTGATATTTTAAAATGGACACAAAAATATTACTTCGAGCGCATAGATGGAGCAACGTATATGATGGAGAATGGGATGAGTCCCAATACCATGAGTTGGCACCATGTTACCATATTACACGATATGGCTCAAAAAGGAGATTTGGCTAAGGCCGAACTGCTGTTAAAACACGGCGCTAATATCAATGCGCTTGATGAAGAGTACCAATCAACACCACTGGGGATGGCGGCAAGGTGGGGGCATTTTGATATGGCCGGCTATTTGCTAAAACAAGGGGCCGATCCCAACAAATCCGGCGCGCCATGGTCTGCGCCGCTGGCTTGGGCCATACGTAAGGGGCATTCCGAAATAGAAGGTTTGTTAAGGCAGTACGGGGCAATTGATATATAA
- a CDS encoding histidine kinase dimerization/phospho-acceptor domain-containing protein: MISRIQSHVVRAPLARIMGLLPLVKELSGHNDEREKMFEYLMSSANELDELIKNITDKTTRADYPVIQKGK; the protein is encoded by the coding sequence TTGATCTCACGGATCCAGTCGCACGTGGTCCGCGCCCCTTTGGCCAGGATTATGGGGCTATTGCCGCTGGTTAAAGAATTATCGGGACATAACGACGAAAGAGAAAAGATGTTTGAATATCTCATGTCCTCGGCCAATGAGCTGGACGAACTGATTAAAAATATCACAGATAAAACAACAAGGGCCGACTATCCAGTTATTCAAAAAGGAAAATGA
- a CDS encoding helix-turn-helix domain-containing protein — MKLYIKNMVCSRCKMVVRSELEKAGLQVLGVELGEVEIKNPPTNLQQMKLTASLKQLGFELIDDQKSRLIEQIKTTIIGQVHYADAPAPLKLSAILADKLNYDYGYLSNLFSEVEGSTIEKYYINQRTEKVKELLVYNELSLSQIAFQLGYSSVAYLSSQFKQVTGMTPSAFKKLQGNKRKNIEDL; from the coding sequence ATGAAGCTATATATAAAAAATATGGTGTGCAGCAGGTGCAAAATGGTTGTAAGAAGTGAGCTTGAAAAAGCAGGCCTGCAGGTACTTGGTGTTGAACTGGGCGAAGTTGAAATTAAAAACCCGCCAACAAACCTGCAGCAAATGAAACTGACAGCGTCGTTAAAGCAACTGGGGTTTGAATTAATTGACGATCAGAAAAGTCGCCTGATTGAACAAATTAAAACGACCATCATCGGGCAAGTGCATTATGCAGATGCGCCTGCGCCTTTAAAACTTTCGGCTATACTGGCAGATAAGCTTAATTACGACTATGGATATCTTAGTAACCTTTTTTCGGAAGTAGAGGGTTCAACTATCGAGAAATATTATATCAACCAAAGGACCGAAAAAGTTAAAGAGCTGTTGGTTTATAACGAGCTTAGCCTTTCGCAAATTGCTTTCCAACTGGGTTATAGCAGCGTGGCGTATTTATCGAGCCAGTTTAAACAGGTTACCGGGATGACACCATCGGCATTTAAAAAACTGCAGGGTAACAAACGAAAAAATATCGAAGACCTGTAA
- a CDS encoding heavy-metal-associated domain-containing protein, whose translation MTHTYNITGMTCTGCRAKVQSLLSQVNHIQKVDISLAEGTADITMNRHVATADLQEALAAYPKYQITDTAPHHPDTLAIVDNTGNKTWLQTYKPILLIFGYITVVAFIAGYHAKSFDIMTAMRIFMSGFFLVFSFFKLLDVEGFADSYAMYDVVARKWHGWGRLYVFIELGLGLAFAFNFTPYIVNIVTIVIMSISLIGVLKSVVSKQQIRCACLGAVFNLPMSTVTIIEDGLMIAMGVTMLLIL comes from the coding sequence ATGACACATACCTATAATATTACCGGCATGACCTGTACCGGCTGCCGGGCTAAAGTTCAAAGCCTGTTATCGCAGGTAAATCATATTCAAAAAGTGGATATTTCCCTTGCCGAAGGAACGGCTGATATTACCATGAACCGACACGTTGCCACCGCTGATTTGCAAGAAGCACTTGCCGCCTATCCAAAATATCAGATAACGGATACTGCGCCGCATCACCCGGATACGTTAGCCATTGTTGACAATACCGGGAATAAAACCTGGCTGCAAACATACAAACCCATCCTGCTCATTTTTGGATACATTACTGTGGTCGCTTTTATAGCTGGTTATCATGCAAAAAGCTTTGATATAATGACTGCGATGCGCATTTTTATGAGCGGCTTTTTCCTGGTGTTTTCTTTTTTTAAATTACTGGATGTTGAAGGCTTTGCCGATAGTTATGCCATGTATGATGTTGTTGCCCGTAAATGGCACGGCTGGGGGCGCTTGTATGTTTTTATTGAACTGGGATTAGGCCTGGCATTCGCGTTTAATTTTACGCCATATATAGTTAATATCGTTACTATCGTAATAATGTCTATAAGTTTGATTGGCGTGTTAAAAAGCGTGGTCAGTAAGCAGCAAATCAGGTGTGCATGCCTTGGCGCGGTATTTAACCTGCCTATGAGCACGGTTACCATTATTGAAGATGGATTGATGATAGCAATGGGGGTTACTATGCTTTTGATTTTATAA
- a CDS encoding diguanylate cyclase, which yields MHRGTTDELIIANKELAYQNTEKEKRAGELLVANNELAYQNSEKEKRAAELAIANNELAYQNAEKEKRANELIIANKELAYQNSEKEQRAAELVIANNELKFQNQEKQNRAEELNIANLELAFQNSEKENRAAELIIANDELKFQNQEKQNRAEELETAYNKIKKTEEFLKEYIFALEKMMFLTHHKVRQPVANILGISQILNQFLRSPATLKKNGWIYGDFSHRTR from the coding sequence ATGCATAGAGGGACAACCGATGAGCTTATCATCGCCAACAAAGAACTGGCATACCAAAATACCGAGAAAGAGAAACGCGCCGGTGAATTACTCGTGGCAAACAACGAATTAGCCTATCAAAACTCCGAAAAAGAGAAACGTGCGGCCGAACTTGCCATCGCAAATAACGAGTTAGCCTATCAAAACGCCGAAAAAGAGAAACGTGCAAACGAGTTGATTATCGCCAATAAGGAGCTGGCCTACCAAAATTCCGAGAAAGAACAAAGGGCTGCTGAATTGGTGATTGCCAACAACGAGCTCAAATTCCAAAACCAGGAAAAACAAAACCGGGCGGAGGAGTTAAATATTGCCAACCTTGAACTGGCTTTTCAAAATTCCGAGAAGGAGAACCGGGCGGCTGAATTGATCATAGCCAACGATGAACTGAAATTTCAGAACCAGGAAAAACAAAACCGCGCCGAGGAGCTGGAAACGGCGTATAACAAAATAAAAAAAACTGAAGAGTTTTTAAAAGAATACATCTTTGCGCTGGAGAAAATGATGTTTTTGACCCATCATAAAGTACGCCAACCGGTTGCCAACATTTTAGGCATTTCCCAAATTCTTAACCAGTTCTTGCGTTCGCCCGCTACCTTAAAAAAAAATGGTTGGATATATGGAGACTTCAGCCATCGCACTCGATGA
- a CDS encoding response regulator: MAKKILIVDNNELMIEVMTYILTANGYDVVSFHDAGNIFAEIKTSHPDLVILDVLLPGLDSLEICKLIKLNRNTKNLPVIICLPGEDVGTALNQKGAPDDVLLKPFGINNLIEKVEYQLAA, from the coding sequence ATGGCAAAGAAAATATTGATAGTTGATAACAACGAGTTAATGATAGAGGTAATGACCTATATTTTAACCGCCAACGGATATGATGTGGTATCGTTTCATGATGCCGGTAATATTTTTGCCGAAATTAAGACCTCCCATCCAGACCTGGTAATTCTGGACGTATTGTTACCGGGTTTGGATAGCCTGGAGATTTGCAAGTTAATAAAGCTTAACCGGAACACTAAAAACCTGCCGGTAATCATCTGCCTGCCAGGTGAAGATGTTGGCACAGCGCTAAACCAAAAAGGCGCACCCGATGATGTGCTATTGAAACCATTTGGCATCAACAACCTGATTGAAAAGGTAGAATACCAGCTGGCAGCTTAA
- a CDS encoding LacI family DNA-binding transcriptional regulator, which yields MDIVNIKKLAKELNISTSTISRAFNGSPDINKDTKERILAFAKEHNFLPNHYASNLRDKKTKTLAVIIPEIANDFFSQAINGIEEVARKKGFYILLYRTDDVFEKEVSFVNYLNNGKVDGIIMSVSGEANDHNYLRQLESKNVPVVFFDRVYEDIDAAKVTTNDYDSSFDATEHLLQTGCRRIAYLVVNKSISIGQVRMQGYMDALKKHNVVFDDELVIDCSNDEKVNYKILTKVLQEIKPDGIFSSVERLAFATYYVCNDLAIDIPKQLKIVSFSSLGIAPLLSPALSTITQPAYEMGIKAANLLFEALEHKAATNHKRHVVLKSKLFIRRSSGE from the coding sequence ATGGATATTGTTAATATAAAGAAACTGGCGAAGGAGCTTAATATTTCTACGTCAACTATCTCAAGGGCATTTAACGGCAGCCCTGATATTAATAAGGATACCAAAGAACGTATACTTGCCTTTGCCAAAGAGCATAATTTTTTACCCAACCATTATGCCAGTAATTTAAGGGATAAAAAAACTAAAACACTGGCCGTTATCATCCCCGAGATAGCCAACGATTTTTTTTCGCAAGCCATAAACGGGATTGAAGAGGTGGCCCGTAAAAAAGGCTTTTATATTTTACTTTACCGTACAGATGATGTTTTTGAAAAGGAAGTATCGTTTGTAAATTACCTCAATAATGGCAAGGTTGATGGCATCATCATGTCGGTATCCGGCGAGGCAAACGACCATAATTATCTGCGCCAGCTGGAGTCGAAAAATGTTCCGGTTGTGTTTTTTGATAGGGTATATGAAGATATTGATGCAGCCAAAGTAACCACCAACGACTACGATAGTAGCTTTGATGCCACAGAGCATTTGCTGCAAACCGGTTGCCGAAGGATAGCCTACCTGGTGGTAAACAAAAGTATTTCTATTGGGCAGGTGCGTATGCAGGGTTATATGGATGCACTTAAAAAGCACAATGTAGTCTTTGACGATGAACTGGTTATTGATTGCAGTAATGACGAGAAAGTAAACTACAAGATATTGACCAAGGTGTTACAGGAAATAAAGCCCGATGGGATTTTTAGCTCGGTAGAGCGTTTGGCATTTGCCACATATTACGTTTGCAATGACCTGGCGATTGACATTCCGAAGCAATTGAAAATAGTTAGTTTTTCCAGTTTGGGGATTGCCCCTTTGCTAAGCCCAGCACTATCAACCATTACCCAGCCCGCCTACGAAATGGGCATTAAGGCCGCCAACCTGCTATTTGAAGCATTGGAGCACAAGGCCGCCACAAACCATAAGCGGCATGTGGTTTTAAAATCCAAATTGTTTATCAGGAGGAGTTCTGGTGAGTAG
- a CDS encoding NAD(P)H-dependent oxidoreductase, with product MSLIDQLQKRAAVKKFDPSKKISAEQLDQLQSAIQLAPSSLGLQSFKVIVVQDAETRQKLRAAGYNQPQITDSSALFVFASLTSLDEAFGKKFIDLVANVRNVERESLAGYEQMILGKLSSLTDEQKLAWSHKQTYIALGVLVSQASELGIDAAPMEGFDAAKFDEILGLKELGLTTSVIAAVGHRADDDVYSKMIKVRRPKSELFIHV from the coding sequence ATGTCACTAATAGATCAATTACAAAAAAGGGCTGCAGTAAAAAAATTCGACCCTTCGAAAAAAATATCAGCCGAACAATTAGATCAATTGCAAAGCGCAATACAACTGGCACCATCATCATTAGGCCTACAGTCATTCAAGGTGATTGTTGTTCAGGATGCCGAAACACGGCAAAAGCTTCGTGCTGCTGGTTATAATCAACCTCAAATCACAGATTCATCTGCATTATTCGTTTTTGCTTCACTAACGTCATTGGACGAGGCTTTTGGCAAAAAATTCATCGACCTGGTTGCCAATGTCCGCAACGTTGAACGTGAAAGCCTTGCGGGTTATGAGCAAATGATTTTAGGTAAATTGAGCAGTCTTACAGATGAGCAAAAATTAGCCTGGTCGCATAAGCAAACGTATATTGCTTTAGGCGTATTAGTATCCCAAGCTTCCGAATTAGGTATTGATGCAGCGCCAATGGAAGGTTTTGACGCCGCCAAATTTGATGAGATTTTAGGCTTGAAAGAGTTAGGTTTAACCACATCGGTTATTGCCGCTGTGGGGCACCGTGCTGATGATGATGTTTACAGCAAAATGATTAAAGTACGCAGGCCTAAAAGCGAGTTGTTTATACATGTTTAA